The following proteins come from a genomic window of Shewanella halifaxensis HAW-EB4:
- a CDS encoding cytochrome ubiquinol oxidase subunit I, with product MILEEVVELSRFQFAMTAMYHFLFVPLTLGLAFLLAIMESLYVMTNKQIYKDMTKFWGKLFGINFALGVATGLAMEFQFGTNWSYYSHYVGDIFGAPLAIEGLMAFFLESTLVGMFFFGWDRFSKRQHLAVTWLVALGSNLSALWILVANGWMQNPVGSTFNYETMRMEMTSWGEVLFNPVAQVKFVHTVASGYVAGAMFVLAISAYYILKKRDLPFARRSFAIAASFGMASILSVIVLGDESGYKVGEVQRVKLAAIEAEWHTEPAPAAFTAVGFPNQETQETDFAIKIPYAMGIIATRSLDEQVTGITDLIVEHEVRIRNGMVAYGLLEKLRNGEETPEIRAAFEEAKVDLGYGLLLKRYTDNVVDATDEQIKAAANDSIPNVAPMFWTFRVMVGAGMVMLFVFAAAFWQSTRHKIEEKPWVLKAALYSLPLPWIAIECGWFVAEYGRQPWTISEVLPTFMSASSLSVGDLMFSIVSITLFYTILLVIELYLMIKFARIGPSCLKTGRYHFEKLDA from the coding sequence ATGATTTTAGAAGAGGTTGTTGAGCTGTCGCGTTTTCAGTTTGCGATGACAGCCATGTATCACTTCCTATTTGTTCCCTTGACCTTGGGGTTAGCATTCTTGCTAGCCATTATGGAATCACTCTATGTGATGACCAATAAGCAGATCTATAAAGATATGACCAAGTTCTGGGGTAAATTATTCGGTATCAACTTTGCACTTGGCGTTGCAACTGGTTTGGCTATGGAGTTCCAGTTCGGAACTAACTGGTCTTACTATTCGCATTACGTCGGTGACATTTTTGGTGCACCACTTGCTATTGAAGGCCTGATGGCATTCTTCCTAGAATCTACTCTAGTGGGTATGTTCTTCTTTGGTTGGGATCGTTTCAGCAAGCGTCAGCATTTAGCGGTAACTTGGTTAGTTGCGCTAGGTTCTAACCTGTCTGCATTGTGGATCTTAGTGGCTAACGGCTGGATGCAAAACCCAGTAGGTAGCACATTCAACTACGAAACCATGCGTATGGAAATGACCAGCTGGGGTGAAGTGTTATTTAATCCAGTAGCACAGGTGAAGTTTGTTCATACTGTGGCGTCAGGCTACGTAGCGGGTGCGATGTTCGTTCTAGCTATTAGTGCTTATTACATTCTGAAGAAACGTGACCTACCGTTTGCACGTCGCTCATTTGCGATTGCTGCAAGTTTCGGTATGGCATCAATCTTGTCTGTAATCGTTCTTGGTGACGAATCAGGCTACAAGGTGGGTGAAGTACAGCGTGTTAAGCTCGCTGCAATTGAAGCCGAGTGGCACACTGAACCTGCTCCAGCAGCATTCACAGCAGTGGGGTTCCCTAATCAAGAAACTCAGGAAACTGATTTTGCGATAAAAATCCCTTATGCGATGGGTATTATTGCGACTCGTTCACTAGATGAACAAGTTACCGGTATCACAGATCTGATTGTTGAGCATGAAGTGCGTATTCGTAACGGTATGGTGGCTTACGGTTTACTTGAAAAGCTGCGTAACGGTGAAGAAACACCTGAAATTCGCGCAGCATTTGAAGAAGCTAAGGTTGACCTAGGTTACGGCCTACTACTGAAGCGTTATACCGATAACGTAGTTGATGCGACAGATGAACAGATCAAAGCGGCTGCAAATGATTCTATTCCAAACGTAGCACCTATGTTCTGGACCTTCCGTGTGATGGTGGGTGCGGGTATGGTGATGTTATTCGTATTTGCTGCAGCATTCTGGCAGAGCACGCGTCATAAAATTGAAGAGAAACCATGGGTTCTTAAAGCGGCACTTTATAGCTTACCACTACCGTGGATTGCAATTGAGTGTGGCTGGTTTGTGGCAGAGTACGGGCGTCAGCCTTGGACGATTTCTGAAGTGTTACCGACATTTATGTCAGCCTCTAGCCTATCAGTTGGCGACCTAATGTTCAGTATTGTTTCTATTACGCTGTTCTATACCATCTTGCTAGTGATTGAGCTTTATCTAATGATTAAGTTCGCCCGTATTGGCCCAAGCTGTCTAAAGACGGGTCGCTATCACTTTGAAAAACTCGATGCCTAA
- the cydB gene encoding cytochrome d ubiquinol oxidase subunit II — MFDYEMLRFIWWALIGVLFIGFAVTDGFDMGVGALLPIIGKDDTDRRIMINSIAPHWDGNQVWLITAGGALFAAWPMVYGVSFSGFYVAMMLTLFALFLRPVGFDYRSKIEDPRWRKSWDWALFVGGFVPPLIIGVAFGNLLQGVPFNFDEYLRATYHGGFFGLLNGFGILAGLVSVSMFMLQGSTWLQMKTEGELRVRAAKMSQLLSVALFVFFGAAGVWLVNGIDGYVITSAIDTYGVSDPTLKTVAVEAGAWLVNYDKYPVTMLFPVLGLLMPILVLLCSRMNRSGFAFFFSSVGIAAVILTCGAAMFPFVMPSSLEPNVSLTMWDSTASEMSLTVMTWAAIIFVPIVLSYTVWTYLKMFGRLSRDFIEKNKTSLY, encoded by the coding sequence ATGTTTGATTATGAAATGTTAAGATTCATCTGGTGGGCACTGATTGGCGTGCTTTTCATCGGATTCGCTGTTACCGACGGCTTCGATATGGGTGTAGGTGCCTTATTACCGATTATCGGTAAAGATGACACCGATCGCCGTATCATGATTAACTCAATTGCGCCGCACTGGGATGGCAACCAAGTTTGGTTGATCACCGCCGGTGGTGCATTGTTTGCAGCTTGGCCTATGGTCTACGGTGTGTCTTTCTCAGGTTTCTACGTCGCGATGATGCTAACTCTGTTTGCATTGTTCCTACGTCCTGTTGGGTTTGACTACCGTTCAAAGATTGAAGATCCAAGATGGCGTAAGTCTTGGGACTGGGCACTGTTTGTCGGTGGCTTCGTTCCGCCGCTAATTATCGGTGTGGCGTTCGGTAACTTGCTTCAAGGTGTGCCGTTTAACTTTGACGAGTACCTGCGTGCAACTTACCACGGTGGTTTCTTTGGTCTATTGAATGGTTTTGGTATTCTAGCTGGCCTAGTGAGCGTGAGCATGTTTATGCTACAGGGCTCAACTTGGTTACAGATGAAGACTGAAGGCGAGCTACGCGTTCGTGCAGCTAAGATGTCGCAGTTGCTATCAGTGGCATTATTCGTATTCTTTGGCGCTGCTGGTGTATGGTTAGTTAATGGTATTGACGGATACGTGATTACCTCTGCTATCGACACTTATGGTGTTTCAGACCCAACTCTTAAAACTGTTGCTGTTGAAGCGGGCGCTTGGTTAGTTAACTACGATAAGTACCCAGTCACTATGTTGTTCCCTGTGCTTGGTTTACTAATGCCAATCTTAGTGTTGCTATGTAGCCGTATGAACCGTTCAGGTTTTGCGTTCTTCTTTAGTTCAGTAGGTATTGCGGCAGTTATTCTAACGTGTGGCGCTGCAATGTTCCCATTCGTTATGCCATCTTCACTGGAGCCAAACGTCAGTTTGACGATGTGGGATTCAACAGCGAGTGAGATGTCACTGACCGTTATGACATGGGCTGCAATCATCTTTGTACCGATTGTTCTTAGCTACACTGTTTGGACTTACTTGAAGATGTTCGGTCGCTTATCGCGCGATTTCATCGAAAAGAATAAGACCTCACTCTACTAA
- the cydX gene encoding cytochrome bd-I oxidase subunit CydX has translation MWYFSWILGVLLACSFGIINALWLETTENMDRDAETED, from the coding sequence ATGTGGTATTTCTCGTGGATTTTAGGCGTGTTGTTGGCCTGTTCTTTCGGTATCATCAACGCCCTATGGCTTGAGACAACTGAGAATATGGACCGTGATGCTGAGACAGAAGATTAG
- a CDS encoding methyl-accepting chemotaxis protein produces MNYKNWPIAKQIGLLALVLTVLVFGVLGCVSYLTASDVLRNKGISAMQAQTEGTADLIELQYESLQSLAERNADVFRAMYPGNFYKPDKTVRVMGTETPALRHEKEQINASKSKVDRYSNLTGGNATVFVRDGDNFIRISTSLKKADGKRALGTNLDKDHPAYRALIKGNSYEGYAQLFGKDYMTIYRPIKNSGGETIGIMYIGFDISGSLAQLRESINKLQLEESGSYLLVRKSDLTIIAHPRHQAGGKVSTEILGGISIEQALTHRGSWEYTNNLGAKAYAYSINIPGWDWVIIGQVDAAELNEESVTLLNINMAVSLIGMIVITLLLSLVLFRTLKPLGCLQNQLEKLGSGDLSQKFASIDASSKNEVDLITNSTSKMATNLRELILALQQSVSALQAHSSHTQETARLNGEEAQSLMAQTDQIATAIEEMSASVRDVANHASEGATMSQRVDDAAKGGQANLNDLVNGLQSLSSQLSDSHNSVEIVNKESQAISKVTEVINAIAEQTNLLALNAAIEAARAGEQGRGFAVVADEVRTLAQRTQTSIAEISQTITQLQSQVKQTAVQMDQSNALGDASAAQGNEAIAQLIEINTSIAELATTSTSIASATEQQSAVAEEITRNLHQITELARDGEQRAGESVDSAESLAAIANEINTKISVFKA; encoded by the coding sequence ATGAATTATAAAAATTGGCCTATAGCCAAACAAATAGGCTTGCTCGCTTTAGTCCTCACCGTGCTCGTTTTTGGTGTTCTTGGTTGCGTATCCTATTTAACCGCCTCCGATGTACTAAGAAATAAAGGGATCAGCGCGATGCAAGCGCAAACCGAAGGCACAGCAGATTTAATTGAGCTGCAATATGAAAGTCTGCAGTCACTTGCAGAACGCAATGCCGACGTGTTTCGCGCCATGTACCCAGGTAACTTCTATAAACCGGATAAAACGGTCAGAGTAATGGGGACAGAGACCCCAGCCTTGAGGCATGAAAAAGAGCAGATCAACGCCTCAAAGAGCAAGGTTGATCGCTACTCTAATCTGACCGGTGGCAATGCAACCGTGTTTGTCCGAGACGGTGATAACTTTATCCGTATCTCCACCTCGCTAAAAAAAGCCGATGGCAAACGTGCTCTGGGCACCAACTTAGATAAAGATCACCCAGCTTACCGCGCACTTATCAAAGGTAATAGCTACGAAGGCTATGCCCAGCTGTTTGGTAAAGACTACATGACTATCTACCGCCCCATTAAAAATAGTGGCGGCGAAACTATCGGGATCATGTATATCGGTTTCGATATTAGCGGCTCTTTGGCTCAATTACGCGAATCGATTAATAAGCTGCAACTTGAGGAGTCTGGCAGCTACCTATTGGTGCGTAAATCAGATTTGACGATTATTGCTCATCCACGGCACCAAGCTGGCGGTAAAGTCTCAACCGAGATACTTGGTGGGATAAGCATAGAGCAGGCCCTTACTCATCGTGGCTCTTGGGAGTACACCAACAATTTAGGCGCTAAGGCTTACGCTTATAGCATCAATATTCCTGGTTGGGATTGGGTCATCATTGGCCAAGTTGATGCTGCAGAGCTTAACGAAGAAAGCGTTACCCTATTAAACATCAATATGGCCGTGTCTTTAATTGGCATGATAGTGATTACCCTACTGTTATCTCTGGTCTTGTTTAGAACGCTTAAACCGCTAGGCTGCTTGCAAAATCAATTAGAGAAATTGGGCTCAGGCGATCTTTCACAAAAATTTGCTTCAATAGATGCAAGCAGTAAAAATGAAGTGGATCTCATCACCAATAGCACCTCTAAGATGGCGACTAACTTAAGAGAGCTTATCTTGGCTCTACAACAATCAGTTAGCGCATTGCAGGCTCACTCTAGCCACACTCAAGAGACTGCCCGTCTAAACGGTGAAGAGGCGCAATCTTTGATGGCACAAACGGATCAGATAGCAACGGCCATCGAGGAGATGTCAGCCTCAGTGCGCGATGTTGCTAACCATGCTAGCGAAGGCGCGACAATGAGCCAGCGTGTGGATGATGCTGCAAAAGGTGGACAGGCTAACTTAAACGATCTGGTCAACGGCTTACAAAGTCTCAGCAGCCAGCTTTCCGATAGTCATAATAGTGTCGAGATCGTCAATAAAGAGAGCCAAGCGATTAGCAAAGTCACCGAGGTCATCAACGCCATTGCCGAGCAGACCAACCTCCTCGCCCTTAACGCAGCGATTGAAGCGGCAAGAGCTGGCGAGCAAGGTCGAGGCTTTGCTGTGGTTGCCGACGAAGTACGCACGCTAGCACAGCGTACTCAAACATCGATTGCAGAGATCTCGCAAACCATTACTCAGCTGCAGTCTCAAGTAAAGCAGACCGCCGTGCAGATGGATCAAAGTAATGCTTTAGGGGATGCGTCTGCAGCCCAAGGTAATGAAGCGATTGCACAGTTAATTGAGATTAACACTAGCATTGCAGAACTCGCTACAACATCAACAAGCATCGCTAGCGCTACTGAGCAGCAAAGTGCAGTTGCAGAAGAGATCACCCGCAACCTACACCAAATCACCGAGCTTGCCAGAGATGGTGAGCAACGCGCGGGCGAGAGCGTCGACTCGGCGGAAAGCTTAGCCGCAATCGCCAATGAGATTAACACTAAGATCAGCGTGTTTAAGGCGTAA
- a CDS encoding YdcH family protein — MLGENHLLTHEFPEYLSAIIELKSRDNAFCKLAKRYHQLDHQIRGLEENEVPTSDVHFIELKAERVLLKDQLYQLLVAHSKLAD, encoded by the coding sequence ATGTTGGGCGAGAATCATCTGCTGACTCACGAGTTTCCAGAATACTTGTCAGCCATTATCGAGCTTAAAAGTCGCGATAACGCTTTTTGTAAGTTAGCTAAACGATACCACCAACTTGATCATCAAATTCGAGGGCTGGAAGAAAATGAAGTGCCCACCAGTGATGTGCACTTCATCGAATTAAAAGCCGAGCGGGTATTGCTTAAGGACCAACTTTACCAGTTACTCGTGGCGCATTCGAAGTTAGCTGATTAA
- a CDS encoding efflux RND transporter permease subunit — translation MVKSLVENGRLISLIIALLIVAGFGAISSLPRMEDPEITNRFASVITHYPGASAERVEALVTEVLESELRRLEELKLVQSTSRPGISVIQLELKDSVVETAPVWSRARDLIADAKALLPVSAQTPTLDDQLGYANTAILGIVWRGGGEVRTDMLNRYAKELQSQLRLLSGTDFVNLYGQPTEEILVQLDGHKVNQLALSAQSIAQILQNADAKVSAGEINNDNFRALIEVSGELDSISRIAQVPLKVTEDGQIIRLADIAHISRQPKEPANSIALIDQQQGVMVAARMLSNTRVDLWLEQVKHSVDQLQTSIPANIEIEWLFDQEGYTTERLSDLVGSLLLGFLIILAVLMLTLGLRNAVIVALSLPLTALFTLACMKYIGLPIHQMSVTGLVVALGIMVDNAIVIVDAISQRRQKGMDRLDAVKQTLEHLWLPLAGSTITTMLAFAPIVLMPGAAGEFVGGIAISVMFALLGSFIISHTIIAGLAGRFGVDGKGTHWYHRGINLPFMSHAFRQTLSLALSRPLLAAVIIGVLPVMGFIAAGKMTEQFFPPSDRDMFQIEVYLAPQASISNTRAQVEKIDAKLRQTDGVTRIDWVVGGNAPSFYYNLLQRQQGASHYAQAMVKARDFASANQLIPQLQMTLDKQFPGAQIIVRKLEQGPPFNAPVEVRIFGPNLDQLKLLGEQVRKALSDTQNVIHTRATLSAGSPKVWLQINEDASLISGLSLTDIAKQIEMATTGINGGSILEQTESLPVRVRLSDSIREQQTKLSAITLVSGQGTGIPLSAISSSQIEVSRGAIPRRDGQRVNVIEAYITSGVLPQTVVDNVSDKLSAIELPSGYRVELGGESAKRNEAIGNLMSNLVLVITLLLATVVLSFNSFRLTGIILFSAIQSAGLGLLAVYTFGYPFGFTVIIGLLGLMGLAINAAIVILAELEEIPATRNGDTQLIVELVTRCGRHIGSTTITTIGGFLPLIIAGGGFWPPFAIAIAGGTLLTTLLSLVWVPTMYHLIMRPKKVNQLTSNAPRVTGKVGP, via the coding sequence ATGGTCAAGTCATTAGTTGAAAATGGTCGGCTGATAAGTTTGATCATCGCCCTGCTGATTGTTGCAGGCTTTGGCGCAATATCTAGCCTTCCGCGTATGGAAGATCCTGAAATCACCAATCGCTTTGCCTCGGTGATCACTCATTATCCGGGCGCTTCTGCCGAGCGGGTCGAAGCATTAGTGACCGAGGTGCTTGAAAGTGAACTTAGGCGCCTAGAAGAATTAAAGCTGGTGCAGTCGACATCGAGACCTGGGATCTCAGTCATCCAACTTGAATTAAAAGACAGTGTGGTTGAAACTGCGCCCGTATGGTCTAGAGCACGTGATCTCATCGCCGATGCAAAAGCCTTGCTACCAGTGTCAGCACAAACCCCCACCCTAGACGATCAGCTCGGTTACGCCAATACCGCCATACTCGGTATTGTCTGGCGCGGTGGTGGGGAAGTACGAACCGACATGCTCAACCGCTATGCTAAAGAGTTGCAAAGCCAGTTACGGCTGCTTAGCGGCACCGATTTCGTTAATCTCTATGGCCAACCAACCGAAGAGATCTTGGTCCAACTCGACGGCCATAAAGTTAACCAGTTAGCGCTATCAGCGCAGTCTATCGCACAGATTTTACAAAATGCCGATGCCAAGGTGTCCGCAGGTGAGATCAATAACGACAACTTTCGCGCTCTCATCGAAGTCTCTGGTGAACTCGATTCGATTTCGCGCATTGCTCAAGTGCCACTAAAAGTCACCGAAGATGGACAGATTATCCGTTTAGCCGACATTGCCCACATTAGTCGTCAACCCAAGGAGCCAGCCAACAGTATTGCGCTAATCGATCAACAGCAAGGCGTGATGGTGGCAGCAAGAATGCTCAGCAACACCCGTGTCGACCTGTGGCTTGAGCAGGTTAAGCACTCTGTCGATCAACTGCAAACCAGTATTCCGGCAAACATAGAGATTGAGTGGCTATTCGACCAAGAGGGCTACACCACTGAGCGCCTAAGTGATTTAGTCGGCAGTTTACTGCTGGGTTTTTTAATTATTTTAGCCGTACTCATGCTGACCCTTGGCTTAAGGAATGCGGTAATTGTCGCGCTATCTTTGCCGCTTACAGCACTATTTACCTTAGCCTGTATGAAATATATTGGCCTGCCAATCCACCAAATGTCGGTCACAGGTCTTGTGGTCGCCCTAGGTATTATGGTCGATAACGCCATCGTGATTGTTGACGCCATCTCTCAGCGCCGCCAAAAAGGCATGGATAGGCTCGATGCAGTGAAGCAGACGTTAGAGCATCTCTGGCTACCGCTAGCTGGCTCAACCATTACCACGATGCTGGCCTTTGCGCCGATTGTATTGATGCCAGGCGCTGCCGGTGAGTTTGTCGGTGGCATTGCTATCTCGGTGATGTTTGCCCTACTCGGCTCGTTCATCATCTCGCACACCATTATTGCAGGTCTCGCTGGTCGCTTTGGCGTTGATGGTAAAGGCACTCACTGGTATCACCGCGGTATTAACTTGCCCTTTATGAGTCACGCCTTTAGGCAAACATTGTCGCTTGCGTTATCACGCCCTCTGCTAGCTGCGGTGATCATCGGCGTATTACCCGTTATGGGCTTTATTGCAGCGGGTAAAATGACCGAGCAATTTTTCCCGCCATCAGACAGAGATATGTTCCAAATTGAAGTCTATCTCGCCCCTCAAGCCAGTATTAGCAATACACGGGCACAGGTCGAAAAAATTGATGCTAAATTACGCCAAACCGATGGGGTAACTCGAATTGATTGGGTCGTCGGCGGTAATGCCCCCTCTTTCTATTACAACCTATTGCAGCGCCAGCAAGGGGCGAGTCATTATGCCCAAGCTATGGTTAAAGCCCGAGATTTCGCTAGCGCAAATCAGCTTATTCCTCAGCTGCAAATGACATTAGATAAACAGTTTCCCGGTGCACAAATTATTGTGCGTAAACTGGAACAAGGCCCGCCATTTAATGCGCCTGTAGAGGTGCGTATTTTTGGCCCTAACCTTGATCAGCTCAAGCTACTTGGTGAGCAAGTTCGTAAAGCGTTATCGGACACTCAAAATGTTATCCATACTCGCGCCACATTGAGTGCTGGATCGCCTAAAGTCTGGTTACAGATAAATGAAGACGCCAGCTTAATCAGCGGATTGTCATTAACCGACATCGCCAAGCAGATAGAGATGGCCACCACAGGTATTAATGGTGGCAGTATTTTAGAGCAAACTGAATCCCTGCCGGTTCGCGTTAGATTAAGTGACAGTATTCGTGAGCAGCAAACCAAACTGTCGGCGATTACGCTAGTATCGGGGCAAGGCACAGGTATACCATTATCGGCTATTTCGAGCAGTCAAATTGAGGTGAGTCGCGGCGCTATCCCAAGACGTGATGGCCAGCGAGTCAACGTCATTGAAGCCTATATTACCTCAGGTGTACTGCCGCAAACCGTGGTTGATAATGTCAGCGATAAGCTATCTGCTATTGAGCTGCCAAGTGGTTACCGTGTAGAGCTAGGTGGTGAAAGTGCTAAGCGTAACGAGGCGATTGGCAACTTAATGTCTAACCTAGTGCTTGTGATCACCCTGCTGCTGGCCACAGTAGTGCTATCGTTTAATTCATTTAGGCTCACTGGGATCATTTTATTTAGCGCCATACAGAGTGCAGGATTAGGCCTACTCGCGGTATACACATTTGGCTATCCGTTTGGCTTTACCGTGATTATCGGCTTGCTAGGGTTAATGGGACTTGCGATTAATGCCGCGATCGTCATTTTAGCCGAGCTTGAGGAGATACCAGCAACGCGAAATGGTGATACTCAGTTGATTGTCGAACTCGTCACCCGTTGTGGCCGCCATATCGGTTCAACGACCATTACAACCATTGGTGGATTCCTGCCATTAATTATTGCAGGAGGCGGATTTTGGCCACCCTTTGCCATTGCGATTGCAGGCGGAACCCTACTGACAACCTTGCTTTCCTTAGTGTGGGTGCCAACCATGTATCATTTGATCATGCGGCCGAAGAAAGTTAATCAGCTAACTTCGAATGCGCCACGAGTAACTGGTAAAGTTGGTCCTTAA
- a CDS encoding efflux RND transporter periplasmic adaptor subunit, whose product MNIKRVITRRKLLASLVTVSLLPACQDSSIEQASTPSYQSVNAQSLNLSEGYQFVQEFSGTIRAGNTTGIGFELAGKIKTLAVDSGDRVKQGQLLAKLDTRLLMAEKNELDASLAQNKADLDLAKATLGRSLELQQQGYVSEQQLDELKGQLSSLLAAKNRLSASLLANQLKIEKSDLLAPFDGVISKRSHNLGEVIGVGSPVYTIIEQNNIQAYVGVPVQIANNLTTGQSVDLRVRQQDYHASIAGIGAELNPVTRTVELRLTLPDDANVINGELSYLNYNKTIANQGYWVPISALTDGVRGLWNIYVLKPSDNQRFSIERRDVEIIYTAKDKAFINGAISPKEQYVSQGLHKLVAGQIVTQQTQLATR is encoded by the coding sequence ATGAATATCAAAAGAGTCATCACTCGTCGTAAGCTGCTTGCTAGCTTAGTTACAGTCAGTCTATTGCCAGCATGCCAAGACTCGTCGATCGAACAGGCTTCGACGCCGAGTTATCAGTCTGTTAATGCACAGTCGTTAAATCTCAGTGAGGGATATCAATTTGTTCAAGAGTTTTCAGGCACCATTCGCGCTGGCAATACCACCGGAATAGGCTTTGAACTGGCCGGGAAAATCAAAACCTTAGCGGTTGATAGTGGTGATAGAGTCAAGCAAGGTCAACTACTAGCAAAACTCGATACTCGCCTGTTAATGGCTGAAAAAAATGAATTAGATGCAAGTCTCGCACAAAACAAAGCCGACCTAGATTTAGCCAAGGCCACATTAGGTAGAAGCCTTGAGCTACAGCAACAAGGCTATGTATCTGAGCAGCAACTTGACGAGCTCAAAGGGCAACTCAGCAGCTTACTGGCAGCCAAAAACCGCTTAAGTGCATCATTACTTGCTAACCAATTAAAAATCGAAAAGTCGGATTTACTCGCACCATTTGATGGTGTCATAAGCAAGCGTAGCCATAACTTAGGTGAAGTCATCGGTGTGGGCAGCCCTGTTTACACCATCATCGAGCAAAATAATATACAGGCGTATGTGGGCGTTCCGGTGCAAATAGCCAATAACTTAACCACAGGTCAAAGCGTCGACTTAAGAGTCAGGCAGCAAGATTACCATGCAAGCATTGCAGGTATTGGCGCCGAGCTAAATCCGGTTACTCGCACGGTAGAATTAAGACTAACACTGCCGGATGACGCTAATGTTATTAACGGTGAGCTCAGTTACCTAAATTACAATAAAACCATTGCCAATCAAGGTTACTGGGTACCGATTAGCGCATTGACCGATGGGGTGCGCGGACTATGGAATATTTATGTCTTGAAGCCGTCTGATAATCAGCGGTTTAGTATTGAACGCCGAGACGTCGAGATCATCTATACCGCTAAAGATAAAGCCTTTATCAATGGCGCGATTAGTCCGAAGGAGCAATATGTCTCGCAAGGATTACATAAACTGGTCGCAGGCCAAATAGTCACCCAGCAAACTCAGCTAGCGACGAGGTAA
- a CDS encoding TetR/AcrR family transcriptional regulator gives MNSPVLSRSEQKREQILQAAKDLFCEQGFPNTSMDEVAKLAGVSKQTVYSHFGCKDDLFVASIESKCLVHGVNQEVFSDPTMPEDSLLLFAKHFGEVITSPEAVTVFKACVAQADSHPELSELFYSAGPQHILGLLRDYLTRVSELGVYHFANPHHCAVRLCLMIFGEMRMRLDLGLDVSDLLDTREQYINETVEMFLRAYRVR, from the coding sequence ATGAATTCACCAGTATTGAGTCGAAGTGAGCAAAAGCGTGAGCAGATCTTACAGGCTGCAAAAGATCTCTTTTGCGAGCAGGGTTTTCCCAATACCAGCATGGATGAAGTGGCTAAGTTAGCGGGTGTGTCAAAACAAACGGTGTACTCTCATTTTGGTTGTAAAGACGATCTCTTCGTCGCATCAATTGAATCCAAGTGTCTAGTTCATGGGGTTAATCAAGAGGTATTCTCCGATCCCACTATGCCAGAAGATAGTTTATTGTTATTTGCCAAACATTTTGGTGAGGTGATAACCAGCCCTGAAGCGGTAACTGTGTTTAAGGCCTGTGTTGCCCAAGCAGACTCGCATCCAGAGCTCTCAGAGCTGTTTTATAGCGCTGGACCTCAGCATATTTTAGGATTATTAAGAGATTATTTAACCCGCGTGTCTGAGCTTGGTGTGTATCACTTTGCTAACCCACATCACTGCGCCGTGCGTCTTTGTTTGATGATTTTTGGTGAGATGCGTATGCGACTGGATTTAGGCTTAGATGTGAGCGATCTTCTCGATACCCGAGAGCAATATATTAACGAGACCGTAGAGATGTTTTTAAGAGCGTATAGAGTCCGTTAG
- a CDS encoding chalcone isomerase family protein, producing MKSLSTLLLATSVLASSVLLSSSLQAKEVSGVQLDESIDIDSQTLVLNGAGVRSKFFIDLYVGSLYVPKILDSTQAVLDAPTVAVRLNITSGMITAEKMKDAITEGFDDATDGNTTPIEAQIEQFMGLFSAEIVEGDQFTFLADKANGVTAYKNGEAQATIAGETFRQALLKIWLGKEPAQDSLKEAMLGE from the coding sequence ATGAAGTCCCTCTCTACCCTACTATTAGCAACTAGTGTGCTAGCATCAAGCGTACTACTTTCATCGTCATTACAGGCCAAAGAAGTCTCTGGCGTACAGTTAGATGAATCCATCGATATCGATAGTCAAACATTGGTGTTAAATGGTGCTGGTGTGCGCAGCAAGTTCTTTATCGACTTGTATGTTGGCAGTCTCTATGTGCCTAAGATCCTAGATTCAACTCAAGCTGTACTCGATGCACCAACTGTTGCAGTTCGTCTTAATATCACTTCTGGCATGATCACCGCAGAGAAGATGAAAGATGCCATCACCGAAGGTTTCGATGATGCAACCGATGGCAATACCACGCCAATTGAAGCCCAAATTGAGCAATTTATGGGGCTATTTAGTGCTGAAATTGTTGAGGGCGACCAGTTTACCTTTTTAGCCGATAAGGCTAACGGTGTAACCGCTTACAAGAATGGTGAGGCTCAGGCGACAATTGCCGGTGAAACGTTCCGTCAAGCACTGCTAAAAATTTGGTTGGGTAAAGAACCTGCCCAAGACAGCTTAAAAGAAGCGATGTTGGGCGAGTAG